The genomic DNA AGTCTTTCAGTTTGTAATAGCACTGCCCCTGCCAGAAAACGGCGCTGGCCGAGAAGGGGTGCCCTTTGAACGTATCGGTGAATTCGGCCCAGTAGGAGCGGGCATTTTCAAACTTGCCGTCCTTGTAAAGGGCGTACGCCTTGTCGTAGAGGGCTTTTGCCGGGTCGGTATCAGCGGGTTTGGCCTGTGGTTTCGGTTGTTCCAGCGGTGCAGCGGTTGCTGCGATGGTTGCGTTTGCATCTCCGGAAGGCGTTGCCGCAACTGCGGCGGCAGCGGACGCTGCAAGAGCTGCTGCCCGTTCTTCCCGCACTTTTGGCAGGTCGACTTGCAGCTGGTTTTCGAGAACGAATTCGATTTCGTCGAGCTGGTCTCCCAGAGAAGACATGGTCATGGTCGAGTTGGTGGCTCCAACCTGACGGTCCATGCGGATTTCCATGGTTTCAAGTTCGCCGCGAAGTTTGGCGAAATCCGCCCTGAGGGACTGTATTTCAGCCCACATGTCTGCTGTTCGCTGACGGACAGGAGACTGGGATTTTTCAATTTCTTCCTTGAGAAGCTGTTTGGATTCCTCCAATTCAGCTTCAAGCTGCTTGATTCTTCCGCGATCCTGCTGCCGTTCGATTTGCAACGTATCCATATCGGTCTGAGTAACACAGCCGAAGGTCAGGAGAAGGGCGAAAGTAGCTACAACAAGTCGAATTAAATGAGACTTTTTTTTCATGCTCGTTTGCTCCCTCGTTTTCTACCGAGAGCAAGATACGCGAGAGAGCCGAGAATGGGAATAAAAATAGAGATCTGAATCCAGAGAACCTTTTCATTGACCGACTCGAAATTCCGCTTCCAGGCATCCAGAATGGACCATGCGCTGAAGGAAAAACAGACTGCGACCAGTGAAATGATGACAATCCATTGCGTCATGGTGAGGGCAGAAAAATCCGCGATCATGATATGTTCTCCTTAAAAACTGGACAGGCTGTTACCGCGCGTCCATTGAATGGCGATTTAAAAACATGGAAATGAGTATGCAGCCTGCCCCTACGGTTAGGGCGCAGTCTGCGACATTGAAAGCGGGCCAGTGGTAGGTCCCGACATAAAAATCAAGAAAATCGACTACTACGCCA from uncultured Pseudodesulfovibrio sp. includes the following:
- a CDS encoding tetratricopeptide repeat protein, producing MKKKSHLIRLVVATFALLLTFGCVTQTDMDTLQIERQQDRGRIKQLEAELEESKQLLKEEIEKSQSPVRQRTADMWAEIQSLRADFAKLRGELETMEIRMDRQVGATNSTMTMSSLGDQLDEIEFVLENQLQVDLPKVREERAAALAASAAAAVAATPSGDANATIAATAAPLEQPKPQAKPADTDPAKALYDKAYALYKDGKFENARSYWAEFTDTFKGHPFSASAVFWQGQCYYKLKDYARAAILFEDVIEKYKKSSKYKSALLKAGYSWNYLGKPELAKMRMDEVIKKFPKSVEATQAKRFLKKMK
- a CDS encoding PLDc N-terminal domain-containing protein — encoded protein: MIADFSALTMTQWIVIISLVAVCFSFSAWSILDAWKRNFESVNEKVLWIQISIFIPILGSLAYLALGRKRGSKRA